In Nomascus leucogenys isolate Asia chromosome 6, Asia_NLE_v1, whole genome shotgun sequence, one DNA window encodes the following:
- the KLHL25 gene encoding kelch-like protein 25, producing the protein MSVSVHETRKSRSSTGSMNVTLFHKASHPDCVLAHLNTLRKHCMFTDVTLWAGDRAFPCHRAVLAASSRYFEAMFSHGLRESRDDTVNFQDNLHPEVLELLLDFAYSSRIAINEENAESLLEAGDMLQFHDVRDAAAEFLEKNLFPSNCLGMMLLSDAHQCRRLYEFSWRMCLVHFETVRQSEDFNSLSKDTLLDLISSDELETEDERVVFEAILQWVKHDLEPRKVHLPELLRSVRLALLPSDCLQEAVSSEALLMADERTKLIIDEALRCKTRILQNDGVVTSPCARPRKAGHTLLILGGQTFMCDKIYQVDHKAKEIIPKADLPSPRKEFSASAIGCKVYVTGGRGSENGVSKDVWVYDTVHEEWSKAAPMLIARFGHGSAELENCLYVVGGHTSLAGVFPASPSVSLKQVEKYDPGANKWMMVAPLRDGVSNAAVVSAKLKLFVFGGTSIHRDMVSKVQCYDPSENRWTIKAECPQPWRYTAAAVLGSQIFIMGGDTEFTAASAYRFDCETNQWTRIGDMTAKRMSCHALASGNKLYVVGGYFGTQRCKTLDCYDPTSDTWNCITTVPYSLIPTAFVSTWKHLPA; encoded by the coding sequence ATGTCGGTCAGTGTCCATGAGACCCGCAAGTCGCGGAGCAGCACGGGGTCCATGAACGTCACGCTCTTCCACAAGGCCTCCCACCCGGACTGTGTGCTGGCCCACCTCAACACGCTTCGCAAGCACTGCATGTTCACCGACGTCACGCTCTGGGCGGGCGACCGCGCCTTCCCCTGTCACCGTGCCGTGCTGGCCGCCTCTAGCCGCTACTTTGAGGCCATGTTCAGCCACGGCCTGCGGGAGAGCCGGGACGACACTGTCAACTTCCAGGACAACCTGCACCCGGAGGTGCTGGAGCTGCTGCTGGACTTTGCCTACTCCTCACGCATCGCCATCAACGAGGAGAACGCTGAGTCACTGCTGGAGGCGGGCGACATGCTGCAGTTCCACGACGTGCGGGACGCCGCCGCCGAGTTCCTGGAGAAGAACCTTTTCCCCTCTAACTGCCTGGGCATGATGCTGCTCTCGGACGCCCACCAGTGCCGCCGGCTGTACGAGTTCTCCTGGCGCATGTGCCTGGTGCACTTTGAGACGGTGAGGCAGAGCGAGGACTTCAACAGCCTGTCCAAGGACACACTGCTGGACCTCATCTCGAGTGACGAGCTGGAGACCGAGGACGAGCGGGTGGTCTTCGAGGCCATCCTCCAGTGGGTGAAGCATGACCTGGAGCCGCGGAAGGTCCACTTGCCCGAGCTCCTCCGCAGCGTGCGTCTGGCCTTGCTACCGTCCGACTGCCTGCAGGAGGCCGTCTCCAGCGAGGCCCTCCTCATGGCAGACGAGCGCACCAAGCTTATCATAGATGAGGCCCTGCGCTGCAAGACCAGGATCCTGCAGAATGACGGCGTGGTCACCagcccctgtgcccggccacGCAAGGCGGGCCACACGCTACTCATCCTGGGGGGCCAGACCTTCATGTGTGACAAGATCTACCAGGTGGACCACAAGGCCAAGGAGATCATCCCCAAGGCCGACCTGCCCAGCCCCCGGAAAGAGTTCAGCGCCTCAGCGATCGGCTGCAAGGTCTATGTGACAGGGGGCAGGGGCTCCGAGAACGGGGTCTCCAAGGACGTCTGGGTGTACGACACCGTACATGAGGAATGGTCCAAGGCGGCGCCCATGCTGATTGCCCGCTTTGGCCATGGCTCAGCTGAGCTGGAGAACTGTCTCTATGTGGTGGGGGGACACACGTCCCTGGCAGGTGTCTTCCCGGCCTCACCTTCTGTCTCCCTGAAACAAGTGGAGAAATACGACCCTGGGGCCAACAAGTGGATGATGGTGGCCCCCTTGAGGGACGGCGTCAGCAATGCCGCGGTGGTGAGCGCCAAGCTGAAGCTCTTTGTTTTCGGAGGAACCAGCATCCACCGGGACATGGTGTCCAAGGTCCAGTGCTATGACCCCTCGGAGAACAGGTGGACGATCAAGGCCGAGTGCCCCCAGCCTTGGCGGTACACAGCCGCTGCCGTCCTGGGCAGCCAGATCTTCATCATGGGAGGTGACACGGAATTCACGGCCGCCTCAGCCTACCGCTTTGACTGTGAGACCAACCAGTGGACGCGGATTGGGGACATGACTGCCAAGCGCATGTCCTGCCATGCCCTGGCTTCCGGCAACAAGCTGTATGTGGTCGGGGGCTACTTTGGGACCCAGAGGTGTAAGACTCTGGACTGCTATGACCCCACTTCAGATACATGGAACTGCATCACCACGGTGCCCTACTCACTTATCCCCACGGCCTTTGTCAGCACCTGGAAGCACCTGCCTGCGTGA